A DNA window from Setaria viridis chromosome 2, Setaria_viridis_v4.0, whole genome shotgun sequence contains the following coding sequences:
- the LOC117844807 gene encoding uncharacterized protein: protein MPPAAAVAFLSPAVAVSSRALPLRRARHLAVRAVASPPASKAKPAPPPSKTGKWEWRFEDKPINIYYEEHEQDTYENVKNILMIPTISDVSTVEEWRVVAKDIVGRKGELGYRATIVDWPGLGYSDRPSLNYNADVMENFLVQLVNSPNSPVANADDELVIVGGGHAATIAVRAAGKGLIRPSAVAAVAPTWAGPLPIVFGRGSDMETRYGLLRGTLRAPAIGWMMYNVLVSNEKSIQSQYKSHVYANPENVTPDIIESRYELTKRKGARYVPAAFLTGLLDPVQSREEFLQLFAKLDGDTPVLIVSTLNAPKRSKAEMEALKGAKGVTKFVEVPGALLPQEEYPLAVAEELYSFLQESFAARR, encoded by the exons atgcctccggccgccgccgtcgccttcctctcccccgccgTCGCGGTGTCCAGCCGCGCGCTCCCGCTCCGGCGGGCGAGGCACCTCGCCGTCCgcgccgtcgcctcccctccCGCCTCCAAGGCCaagcccgccccgccgccctccaAG ACTGGGAAATGGGAGTGGAGATTTGAGGATAAGCCGATAAATATTTACTATGAGGAGCATGAGCAGGACACTTATGAGAATGTGAAGAACATCCTCATGATCCCTACAATCTCAGATGTTAGCACAGTGGAGGAATGGAGGGTGGTTGCCAAAGATATTGTTGGGCGAAAAGGAGAACTAGGCTACCGTGCTACTATTGTTGATTGGCCTGGACTTGGTTATTCAGATAGGCCATCACTGAACTATAATgctgatgtgatggagaatttcCTGGTGCAGCTTGTGAATTCACCAAATAGTCCAGTGGCAAATGCAG ATGATGAGCTCGTAATTGTTGGAGGTGGTCATGCAGCAACAATAGCAGTCCGTGCAGCTGGTAAGGGCCTTATCAGACCATCTGCCGTTGCTGCTGTTGCACCTACCTGGGCTGGACCCCTTCCCATCGTATTTGGCCGAGGTTCTGATATGGAAACAAG GTATGGGCTTCTACGAGGAACACTCAGGGCTCCAGCCATCGGCTGGATGATGTACAACGTTCTGGTGAGCAACGAGAAGTCCATCCAGTCTCAGTACAAGTCCCATGTCTATGCCAACCCTGAGAACGTGACACCAGACATCATTGAGAGCCGATACGAGCTAACCAAAAGGAAAGGTGCACGGTATGTCCCTGCCGCGTTCTTGACAGGCCTCCTTGATCCTGTCCAGTCAAGGGAAGAATTCCTCCAGTTGTTTGCCAAGTTGGACGGAGATACACCTGTTCTGATCGTGTCGACACTTAACGCCCCCAAGAGGTCCAAGGCTGAGATGGAGGCTCTCAAGGGCGCTAAAGGCGTGACCAAATTCGTTGAGGTTCCAGGTGCTCTTCTGCCTCAGGAAGAGTACCCCTTGGCAGTTGCGGAGGAGCTCTACAGCTTCCTCCAGGAATCATTTGCAGCGAGAAGATGA